In the Flavobacteriales bacterium genome, TCACAGTAGATTACACTAATTCTACCGTCATGGTAGAGGGTTCATTGAGCGGTGGATACGATACCTTGGCTACGGTGATCCACAGTGGAGACAATGCATTCGTTCACGGATGGACCTGGTGCGATACCTATCAAGTTCTACCGGGTACAGATCTATCCATACAAGCTGGTCGACATGTCACTGCAGAGAACTTCGATCTGAATGGTACCGCCAGTGAGATGATCACTATATCAAGTAGCAGTCCGGGAGAAGAAGCATTCTTCTACAAGAGCAGCGGAACGGTCGAGGCCAGTTATTTGAATCTGACAGATAATCACGCAGGAGGTGGAGCGACTTTCT is a window encoding:
- a CDS encoding T9SS type A sorting domain-containing protein, whose protein sequence is TVDYTNSTVMVEGSLSGGYDTLATVIHSGDNAFVHGWTWCDTYQVLPGTDLSIQAGRHVTAENFDLNGTASEMITISSSSPGEEAFFYKSSGTVEASYLNLTDNHAGGGATFYVSNGVLNDNVEGWNEIVSSLDEIQFESLDIYPNPSSGPIMIEADIQSTLHVLDLSGRMVRQLVLGNGNRQFDLGDLDRGTYVIVGLSPDDELYRSTLVIE